Below is a genomic region from Rana temporaria chromosome 3, aRanTem1.1, whole genome shotgun sequence.
atCCAGATCAGGAGGAGTCCGGGGTCTTCTGTACTTACTGTGTGGactctcctgtacctgctgttagaTCCTGTCTGCTCTGTGAGGTTTCCCTGTGTGATAAACACCTGAGAGTCCACAAAAAGTCCACAGAACACATCTTATGTGACCCCACCTTCTCCATGGAGAGCAggaaatgctccgtccataagaagatcctggagtattactgcactgaggatgATACCTGTGTCTGTGTGTCTTGTTCTATGATTGGAGTACATAAAGGACATGAGATGACGTCACTGGATGAGGCAtctgagaagaagaaggagacacTGCAGAAACTTCTGAcaaagagagaggagacggaggaaagagtccagagtctgcagtACCAGAGGTGGAaagtagaagaagaagcagcTGGTGACACCGAGAGAGTCACTGTCCTGTTTAGAGACCTCAGGAGACTTCTGGAAGATCTGGAGAAGAGAGTCCTGAGGGAAATCTCCGGGAGGGCAGAGCGGATCTCCATCTCCATCCGGGATCTGGAAACAAAGAAGGAGAAGCTGTCCAGGAAGATGCgtcacattgaggagctgtgtaacatgacggatccactgactgtcttacaggaatcagacacaggtgacttgtgtgatactgaggatggagataatgaggacagagagagacatgagaagctcctccatgatggagggggtctggatgtggctgggatatcacacacattacacacattaTATGATATAATAAAAGAGGTAAATGTAGACTTATATATACAGggagctgcagacatattactggatgtaAACACAGCTCAGAATAATCTCCATATATCAGATGACAGGAAAACTGTATCCTGGTCACATAGAAACCAGAAGCACCCCAAAACACCAGAGAGATTTCAGTATTATTATCAGGTGATGAGCAGTCGGAGTTTCTCctcagggagacattactgggaagtggatgtcgGGGGATCAGAGAGCTGGAGAGTCGggatgtgttaccccagtatagacaggagaggggggcagtCAGGGATTGGATATAATAACAAGTCCTGGGGTTTGGACAGGGAAGGTAATCAGTATAAGGTGATACATGACAATAAAAAGATTCTCTTATCCACCGATAtctccagtaacagagtcaggatagatctggattataaggccgggcggatctccttttatgatctgtgtaACCCGATCCGACACCTCcgcaccttcaccaccaccttcactgagcccctccatgctgggTTATGTGTAGGGGGAGGTTGTATaaagatatgtggggggacatgggagATGTGAGAACTCCTCCCACGGACTGATGACATCATAGTAAGGGAGGGTCAGATCAGTTAAATATTTATCCAATGGGGCAGATGGTGGGGACTCCAGTCAGTGTCTCTTTTATTGTAGTTTGGGTTACAGTACAAATCA
It encodes:
- the LOC120933743 gene encoding E3 ubiquitin-protein ligase TRIM39-like — its product is MASANLRAELQCSVCLNIYTDPVMLRCGHDFCRVCIDLVLDTQEGSGGYSCPECREKFQDRPSLKRNITLRNIVENFLSAHPDQEESGVFCTYCVDSPVPAVRSCLLCEVSLCDKHLRVHKKSTEHILCDPTFSMESRKCSVHKKILEYYCTEDDTCVCVSCSMIGVHKGHEMTSLDEASEKKKETLQKLLTKREETEERVQSLQYQRWKVEEEAAGDTERVTVLFRDLRRLLEDLEKRVLREISGRAERISISIRDLETKKEKLSRKMRHIEELCNMTDPLTVLQESDTGDLCDTEDGDNEDRERHEKLLHDGGGLDVAGISHTLHTLYDIIKEVNVDLYIQGAADILLDVNTAQNNLHISDDRKTVSWSHRNQKHPKTPERFQYYYQVMSSRSFSSGRHYWEVDVGGSESWRVGMCYPSIDRRGGQSGIGYNNKSWGLDREGNQYKVIHDNKKILLSTDISSNRVRIDLDYKAGRISFYDLCNPIRHLRTFTTTFTEPLHAGLCVGGGCIKICGGTWEM